In Candidatus Anstonellales archaeon, one DNA window encodes the following:
- a CDS encoding diphthine--ammonia ligase translates to MKSAVLFSGGKDSTMAAFFSLFQGWNTTLICVQSEEDSYMFHHPNTDFCKLQAHSMGLPIHYIRTNKARELADLKAHLEKIKTDCIVSGAVASEYQKQRIDVIAEELNIPSFSPLWHKGTQILEEIAQYLEIYIVHVAADGLGSELLGKRLTLTEIYNLSKLNIHPFFEGGEGETFVSDAPFFRERLEVLAWDYLCGSTHFTAKISKIRVHKKF, encoded by the coding sequence ATGAAATCAGCAGTTCTTTTTTCTGGCGGTAAGGATTCAACTATGGCAGCTTTTTTCTCATTGTTTCAAGGATGGAATACAACTCTAATTTGCGTCCAATCAGAAGAGGATTCTTATATGTTTCATCATCCAAATACCGACTTTTGTAAATTACAAGCGCACTCAATGGGCTTGCCTATACACTATATACGAACAAACAAGGCGCGCGAGTTGGCTGACCTTAAAGCTCATCTTGAAAAGATCAAAACAGATTGCATAGTATCTGGAGCTGTGGCTTCAGAATATCAAAAACAACGCATAGACGTTATAGCTGAAGAACTAAACATCCCTTCTTTTTCTCCGTTATGGCACAAGGGAACCCAAATTCTGGAGGAAATTGCCCAATATCTTGAAATCTACATCGTTCACGTAGCTGCCGATGGTTTAGGAAGTGAGCTGCTTGGAAAAAGGCTGACCCTTACCGAAATATATAATCTTTCAAAACTAAACATCCATCCTTTTTTTGAAGGTGGAGAAGGAGAAACTTTTGTTTCAGATGCTCCGTTTTTTAGAGAACGATTGGAAGTACTAGCGTGGGATTACCTTTGTGGTTCAACTCATTTCACCGCTAAGATATCAAAGATACGTGTTCATAAAAAATTCTAA